The genomic segment AGCAAATAAAATCACAGGCTCATCTGCATTTGCAAAATACCTCACATAACCTCTTATATCCTCTTTTAATCTTGTTTTTCCAACAACATAATCAAGCTTTTTAAACTCTCTTGTAACAATCACAGTATTTACATCACTGATAAGCTCTAAAAATGCATAAAAAACATTTTGAGTATCCTTATCTTTAAAATCACTCATATTTAAACTGCTAGGATAAGCCTCATAAAATCTTTCAAAAATATCATTAAAGCTTGTATTTAAAGCTCTATCTTTAATATAGAAAATATCATCTTTTTTGATTAATTTTACTATTAAATTTAATTTAGAAATTTCATCAATACCTATTTGCACATCAAAATCATCATTAGAACCCAAAATTTCACTATTCATAACCAAACTTTTTCTAAAAGAACGGTTTTGAAAAAAATCTTTCATCTGCTCTTTTTGCACTCTTTTTGGATAATTTTTCTTAATATGCTCATCAAACCTAAAAACACCAAAAGATGAGTTAAAAATATCATCAAGAGTAGAATCAAGCAAATAACAAAGTCCGGCTTCTTGTATCTCTTTTATAAATTTATTAAAGTATATGGGCTTATTACAAATTTCTAAAAAATCGTGCAAGATATAATAATCATTCTTTTTGTCTTTTGTGATATTTTTTAAAAAATCAAGTTGAGTTAAAAGTAATTTTGTAGAATCCTTTAATGTTTGGTTTTGTATATTTTGAAGATTCATTCTTAAAAAATTTTTAAAAAACTCAAGCTCATCTTTTGACTTTTGTAACCTGCCTTGATAGCTACTCTCATCACTGCTTACAAAAAGCATATATTCTCTTAAAATTTCAAAGCTATTCCAACCAGGATATACATTATAAGATATATAAGAGATCCCATCAACTGCGAGAACATTTTTTATAAGTTTTAAAACGGATTTTTTTACATCGTCATCTACCCAACTATAAAGACCGTGAGCTATAATATAATCAAATTTTCCAAGCTTTTCGTAGTCATCTTGTGTAAGATCTAATATATTTTTTTGTATCAATTCAAAATTCTTAACCCCAGCTTCCTTTGATATTTTATTGCCTATACTAACCTGAGTTTTCGACATATCAATACCGACAACATCGGCATTTTTGTTATGAATAGCAAATGGCAAAATATTTCCACCATAAGAACAGCCAAGCTCTAAAACTCGGGCATTTTCCAAGCTTTTGTTTTTTATGTTTAAAAATGTTGCTACAGCTTGCAGCCTAAAAGGCGAAGAATCCACAAAAGCTGCTGAAAAATAAGGCACATCATCATAAGTATCTTTTGTTTGTAACATTTTTATTCCTTATTTTGTTTTTTTAATATGTATAAATATTCTATAACATGTAGCTGTCTATTTTTTAAATTTCTACTTGCTTTAAATGTATTATATTTTTGTTCTAGTATCTTAACTTTTCCAAATTTACAAAGCTCTTGTTCAAACTTTTCACGACTAATAAATCCCTCAGAATTAAACGATATAAGGATAAATTTTGCTTTTAATTTTGCTATGAGTTCAAAAAAAGTATCAGAGGCAAAAGCCTTTTTATTATAAGCTGACCTATTCCAATCTTTTGTTATTCCTGAAACTTTTGAAATTTCTTTTGGCTCATCGTATTTTGCTATTAGATTTAGCATAAAATAGTTAGAACCGTAAGGATGTTGATTATAAGGGGGGTCTAGGTATATCAAATCAAGCTCATCAAGTTCGTTTGCAAGTTCGTTTGAATCTTTATTAAACACATCGTATTTGACATTAAAATTTGAAAAAACAGGCACAGGTAATACAATATCTGCCATTATCCTTTTTAATGCATTTTTGCCACTACCGCCAAACTCACCTTTACCATCTTTGTTTTTATAAAATCCTTTAAAAACACCGCTTGTGTTTGCTTTATTGCTAGCCTCATACAAAAGAGGTGCTATAAAAAACTTTTTAAAATCCTCATCAAGCCCATCTATCTCTTGCCTTGCTGTATCTAAAAAATTAGCATTTTTCCTAGTATAAAATACCCTTTCATTATCTTTTATATCATCATCACACAAAGGGGCATAAAGCCTTGATAAAAAGCCATCTCTTAAGCTTGTTTGTATATTTTTATTTAGTTTTTTATTTAGATTAAGAAGCTCTTTTTTAAACTCAAAATCAGCATTAAACAAATAACACTCATTAGTTATCTTAGAATAAAGCTCTAAATCATTTGCAACGATATAACTAGCATGTTGCTTTAAATTCCTAGAAACGATACCCGAACCAGAAAACAAATCCCCAACACTAAGCTTATCTTTAAAAAGCTCTTTTTTGGCTATATCAACACCTTGATTTATAAAGTTAAGCAAAGAACGTTTATTTCCAAGATAGGTTAAAATTTGTTCTTTTAAATAGGCATCGTTTTCTTTTGTATTAACCATTTTTTCTAGCAAATTCCTTCATAAAATCAGCTAAAACGGTTACATCTTCAATGCTAACAGCATTATATATAGAAGCTCTTATACCGCCTAAATGCCTATGTCCTTTTAGTCCAAGCATATTATTTTTTAAAGCTTCACTTACAAAAATAGGCTCTAAATCTTTATTTTTAATATTAAAGCTAACATTCATCACAGATCTATCCTCTTTTTTTGCATGTCCTTTATAAAAATCATCAGAGTTATCTATAACGCTATATAAAATTTCAGCTTTTTTTGTATTTATTTGATCA from the Campylobacter pinnipediorum subsp. pinnipediorum genome contains:
- a CDS encoding class I SAM-dependent methyltransferase; its protein translation is MLQTKDTYDDVPYFSAAFVDSSPFRLQAVATFLNIKNKSLENARVLELGCSYGGNILPFAIHNKNADVVGIDMSKTQVSIGNKISKEAGVKNFELIQKNILDLTQDDYEKLGKFDYIIAHGLYSWVDDDVKKSVLKLIKNVLAVDGISYISYNVYPGWNSFEILREYMLFVSSDESSYQGRLQKSKDELEFFKNFLRMNLQNIQNQTLKDSTKLLLTQLDFLKNITKDKKNDYYILHDFLEICNKPIYFNKFIKEIQEAGLCYLLDSTLDDIFNSSFGVFRFDEHIKKNYPKRVQKEQMKDFFQNRSFRKSLVMNSEILGSNDDFDVQIGIDEISKLNLIVKLIKKDDIFYIKDRALNTSFNDIFERFYEAYPSSLNMSDFKDKDTQNVFYAFLELISDVNTVIVTREFKKLDYVVGKTRLKEDIRGYVRYFANADEPVILFADALNQKVELDRNLANIALEFDGKNSIDFLEKKFDKDSVLKVYSILQKAYFFESF
- a CDS encoding DNA adenine methylase; translated protein: MVNTKENDAYLKEQILTYLGNKRSLLNFINQGVDIAKKELFKDKLSVGDLFSGSGIVSRNLKQHASYIVANDLELYSKITNECYLFNADFEFKKELLNLNKKLNKNIQTSLRDGFLSRLYAPLCDDDIKDNERVFYTRKNANFLDTARQEIDGLDEDFKKFFIAPLLYEASNKANTSGVFKGFYKNKDGKGEFGGSGKNALKRIMADIVLPVPVFSNFNVKYDVFNKDSNELANELDELDLIYLDPPYNQHPYGSNYFMLNLIAKYDEPKEISKVSGITKDWNRSAYNKKAFASDTFFELIAKLKAKFILISFNSEGFISREKFEQELCKFGKVKILEQKYNTFKASRNLKNRQLHVIEYLYILKKQNKE